Proteins encoded within one genomic window of Indicator indicator isolate 239-I01 unplaced genomic scaffold, UM_Iind_1.1 iindUn_scaffold_235, whole genome shotgun sequence:
- the LOC128980528 gene encoding scale keratin-like codes for MSCYDLCPPKAEPCPPKTSVAVPQPIAESCNELCARQCPDSTAFIQPPPVVVTFPGPILSSFPQQAVVGSSGAPAFGGSLGLGGLYGAGATQGSGGLCTFGRPYAAPACSPCVLPRYSKKLWDTWGPC; via the coding sequence ATGTCCTGCTACGACCTGTGCCCACCCAAGGCCGAGCCGTGCCCACCCAAAACCAGCGTGGCCGTGCCCCAGCCCATCGCTGAGAGCTGCAACGAGCTGTGTGCCCGCCAGTGCCCCGACTCCACGGCCTTCATCCAGCCGCCCCCTGTCGTCGTCACCTTCCCCggccccatcctcagctccttcccccagcaagCCGTGGTGGGCTCCTCCGGAGCCCCTGCCTTTGGGggctccctggggctggggggccTCTACGGTGCCGGCGCCACCCAGGGCTCGGGGGGGCTCTGCACCTTTGGCAGACCCTacgctgctcctgcctgcagcccttgtGTGCTGCCTCGCTACAGCAAGAAGCTCTGGGACACCTGGGGGCCCTGCTag
- the LOC128980531 gene encoding scale keratin-like translates to MSCYDLCPPKAEPCPPKTSVAVPQPIAESCNELCARQCPDSTAFIQPPPVVVTFPGPILSSFPQQAVVGSSGAPAFGGSLGLGGLYGAGATQGSGGLCTFGRPYAAPACSPCVLPRYSKKLWDTWGPC, encoded by the coding sequence ATGTCCTGCTACGACCTGTGCCCACCCAAGGCCGAGCCCTGCCCACCCAAGACCAGCGTGGCAGTGCCCCAGCCCATCGCTGAGAGCTGCAACGAGCTGTGTGCCCGCCAGTGCCCCGACTCCACGGCCTTCATCCAGCCGCCCCCTGTCGTCGTCACCTTCCCCggccccatcctcagctccttcccccagcaagCCGTGGTGGGCTCCTCCGGAGCCCCTGCCTTTGGGggctccctggggctggggggccTCTACGGCGCCGGCGCCACCCAGGGCTCGGGGGGGCTCTGCACCTTTGGCAGACCCTacgctgctcctgcctgcagcccttgtGTGCTGCCTCGCTACAGCAAGAAGCTCTGGGACACCTGGGGGCCCTGCTag
- the LOC128980519 gene encoding scale keratin-like, with product MSCYDLCPPKTTLCPPKTSVAVPQPIAESCNELCARQCPDSTAFIQPPPVVVTFPGPILSSFPQQAVVGSSGAPAFGGSLGLGGLYGAGATQGSGGLCTFGRPYAAPACSPCVLPRYSKKLWDTWGPC from the coding sequence ATGTCCTGCTACGACCTGTGCCCACCCAAGACCACCCTGTGCCCACCCAAGACCAGCGTGGCCGTGCCCCAGCCCATCGCTGAGAGCTGCAACGAGCTGTGTGCCCGCCAGTGCCCCGACTCCACGGCCTTCATCCAGCCGCCCCCTGTCGTCGTCACCTTCCCCggccccatcctcagctccttcccccagcaagCCGTGGTGGGCTCCTCCGGAGCCCCTGCCTTTGGGggctccctggggctggggggccTCTACGGCGCCGGCGCCACCCAGGGCTCGGGGGGGCTCTGCACCTTTGGCAGACCCTacgctgctcctgcctgcagcccttgtGTGCTGCCTCGCTACAGCAAGAAGCTCTGGGACACCTGGGGGCCCTGCtag
- the LOC128980530 gene encoding scale keratin-like, with the protein MSCYDLCPPKAEPCPPKTSVAVPQPIAESCNELCARQCPDSTAFIQPPPVVVTFPGPILSSFPQQAVVGSSGAPAFGGSLGLGGLYGAGATQGSGGLCTFGRPYAAPACSPCVLPRYSKKLWDTWGPC; encoded by the coding sequence ATGTCCTGCTACGACCTGTGCCCACCCAAGGCCGAGCCGTGCCCACCCAAGACCAGCGTGGCCGTGCCCCAGCCCATCGCTGAGAGCTGCAACGAGCTGTGTGCCCGCCAGTGCCCCGACTCCACGGCCTTCATCCAGCCGCCCCCTGTCGTCGTCACCTTCCCCggccccatcctcagctccttcccccagcaagCCGTGGTGGGCTCCTCCGGAGCCCCTGCCTTTGGGggctccctggggctggggggccTCTACGGCGCCGGCGCCACCCAGGGCTCGGGGGGGCTCTGCACCTTTGGCAGACCCTacgctgctcctgcctgcagcccttgtGTGCTGCCTCGCTACAGCAAGAAGCTCTGGGACACCTGGGGGCCCTGCTAG
- the LOC128980520 gene encoding scale keratin-like produces MSCYDLCPPKTTLCPPKTSVAVPQPIAESCNELCARQCPDSTAFIQPPPVVVTFPGPILSSFPQQAVVGSSGAPAFGGSLGLGGLYGAGATQGSGGLCTFGRPYAAPACSPCVLPRYSKKLWDTWGPC; encoded by the coding sequence ATGTCCTGCTACGACCTGTGCCCACCCAAGACCACCCTGTGCCCACCCAAGACCAGCGTGGCCGTGCCCCAGCCCATCGCTGAGAGCTGCAATGAGCTGTGTGCCCGCCAGTGCCCCGACTCCACGGCCTTCATCCAGCCGCCCCCTGTCGTCGTCACCTTCCCCggccccatcctcagctccttcccccagcaagCCGTGGTGGGCTCCTCCGGAGCCCCTGCCTTTGGGggctccctggggctggggggccTCTACGGCGCCGGCGCCACCCAGGGCTCGGGGGGGCTCTGCACCTTTGGCAGACCCTacgctgctcctgcctgcagcccttgtGTGCTGCCTCGCTACAGCAAGAAGCTCTGGGACACCTGGGGGCCCTGCTAG
- the LOC128980532 gene encoding scale keratin-like, with amino-acid sequence MSCYDLCPPKAEPCPPKTSVAMPQPIAESCNELCARQCPDSTAFIQPPPVVVTFPGPILSSFPQQAVVGSSGAPAFGGSLGLGGLYGAGATQGSGGLCTFGRPYAAPACSPCVLPRYSKKLWDTWGPC; translated from the coding sequence ATGTCCTGCTACGACCTGTGCCCACCCAAGGCCGAGCCGTGCCCACCCAAGACCAGCGTGGCCATGCCCCAGCCCATCGCTGAGAGCTGCAACGAGCTGTGTGCCCGCCAGTGCCCCGACTCCACGGCCTTCATCCAGCCGCCCCCTGTCGTCGTCACCTTCCCCggccccatcctcagctccttcccccagcaagCCGTGGTGGGCTCCTCCGGAGCCCCTGCCTTTGGGggctccctggggctggggggccTCTACGGCGCCGGCGCCACCCAGGGCTCGGGGGGGCTCTGCACCTTTGGCAGACCCTacgctgctcctgcctgcagcccttgtGTGCTGCCTCGCTACAGCAAGAAGCTCTGGGACACCTGGGGGCCCTGCTag